Proteins encoded by one window of Panicum virgatum strain AP13 chromosome 7N, P.virgatum_v5, whole genome shotgun sequence:
- the LOC120682475 gene encoding galacturonokinase-like isoform X1 codes for MRASSTAERMQIPPTPTTYGCDLTTRKAAPARARHHPTARGRACATAAAPTPAPARTLAAPARAAGGERASGGPVVGGKAMVAPGGGGGGGGSARWPSEEELEIVRKKVVEISGRDEREVRVAACPYRICPLGAHIDHQGGIVTAMTINYGVLLGFVPSNDSEILLQSGQFEGVIRFRVDDLQKPIDNPENINWESYARGAVYALQNSGYDLRKGIIGYISGVKGLDSSGLSSSAAVGISYLLALENVNDLVVSSVDNIQLDKSIENKYLGLENGILDPSAILLSRYGYLTFMDCKTASPSYVYFSELSKSQQPQGHLPFKILLAFSGLQHNLPKKRGYNTRVFECKEAARALLHASGCEEASNILRNVDSVVYEAQKCVLEENLSRRAEHYFSEMKRVAKGRDAWAFGNLQELGQLISASGRSSILNYECGSKEMIQLYEILLKAPGVLGARFSGAGFRGCCLAIVESNRAEEAAAYVAAEYEKAQPELVSRIPADRRVLVCEPGDSARVILPDDCLHS; via the exons ATGCGGGCAAGCTCAACTGCTGAGCGGATGCAAATCCCCCCGACCCCCACCACGTACGGTTGCGATCTCACCACCCGCAAGGCCGCACCCGCACGCGCCCGCCACCACCCCACCGCTCGAGGCCGCGCCTGCGCCACTGCGGCCGCGCCGACACCCGCGCCCGCCCGCACGCTTGCGGCCCCAGCcagagccgccggcggcgagcgcgcgagcGGTGGACCGGTGGTAGGTGGCAAAGCAATGGTGGCgccgggtggaggaggaggaggaggaggctcggcgcggtggccttcggaggaggag TTGGAAATTGTACGAAAGAAAGTTGTGGAGATTAGTGGAAGGGATGAACGTGAGGTTAGGGTCGCTGCTTGCCCTTACAGAATTTGCCCTTTGGGGGCTCACATTGATCATCAG GGTGGAATTGTCACAGCAATGACCATAAATTATGGAGTACTCCTTGGTTTTGTGCCCTCTAATGATTCCGAG ATTTTACTCCAATCTGGCCAATTTGAAGGTGTTATACGATTCAG AGTTGATGACTTACAAAAGCCTATTGATAACCCAGAGAACATAAACTGGGAAAGCTATGCAAGAGGTGCTGTTTATGCACTGCAGAATAGTGGATATGATCTCAGGAAG GGTATCATAGGCTATATTTCTGGTGTGAAAGGTCTTGATAGCTCAGGGCTTAGTTCTTCTGCAGCG GTTGGCATTTCCTATTTACTGGCTTTAGAAAATGTAAATGATCTGGTTGTATCATCTGTGGATAACATTCAGTTGGACAA GTCCATTGAAAATAAATACTTGGGTCTTGAAAATGGCATTCTAGATCCATCTGCCATTTTGTTGTCACGGTATGGTTATCTCACCTTCATGGATTGCAAG ACCGCTTCACCTTCCTACGTCTACTTCTCAGAGCTGAGTAAAAGCCAGCAGCCTCAGGGACATCTACCATTCAAGATTTTGTTGGCATTTTCTGGCCTGCAACATAATCTGCCGAAGAAGCGTGGATATAATACACGAGTTTTCGAGTGCAAAGAGGCTGCCCGTGCTCTTTTGCA CGCTTCAGGCTGTGAAGAAGCATCAAATATACTTCGTAATG TTGACTCGGTTGTATATGAGGCCCAGAAG TGTGTATTGGAAGAAAATCTTTCCAGGAGAGCTGAGCACTACTTTTCTGAAATGAAGCGGGTTGCTAAGG GCAGAGATGCATGGGCTTTTGGGAACCTGCAAGAACTTGGGCAGCTGATCTCTGCTTCTGGTCGTAGCTCCATACTCAACTACGAATGCG GGAGCAAAGAGATGATACAGCTGTACGAGATCCTCCTGAAGGCCCCCGGCGTCCTGGGCGCCCGGTTCAGCGGCGCTGGCTTCAGGGGCTGCTGCCTGGCGATCGTGGAGAGCAACCGCGCTGAGGAGGCGGCCGCCTATGTCGCAGCCGAGTACGAGAAGGCCCAGCCCGAGCTGGTGTCCAGGATCCCCGCGGATCGCCGCGTGCTGGTCTGCGAGCCCGGGGACTCCGCGCGCGTCATATTGCCCGACGACTGCCTCCATTCGTGA
- the LOC120682475 gene encoding galacturonokinase-like isoform X2, which yields MEYSLVLCPLMIPRFYSNLANLKVLYDSENINWESYARGAVYALQNSGYDLRKGIIGYISGVKGLDSSGLSSSAAVGISYLLALENVNDLVVSSVDNIQLDKSIENKYLGLENGILDPSAILLSRYGYLTFMDCKTASPSYVYFSELSKSQQPQGHLPFKILLAFSGLQHNLPKKRGYNTRVFECKEAARALLHASGCEEASNILRNVDSVVYEAQKCVLEENLSRRAEHYFSEMKRVAKGRDAWAFGNLQELGQLISASGRSSILNYECGSKEMIQLYEILLKAPGVLGARFSGAGFRGCCLAIVESNRAEEAAAYVAAEYEKAQPELVSRIPADRRVLVCEPGDSARVILPDDCLHS from the exons ATGGAGTACTCCTTGGTTTTGTGCCCTCTAATGATTCCGAG ATTTTACTCCAATCTGGCCAATTTGAAGGTGTTATACGATTCAG AGAACATAAACTGGGAAAGCTATGCAAGAGGTGCTGTTTATGCACTGCAGAATAGTGGATATGATCTCAGGAAG GGTATCATAGGCTATATTTCTGGTGTGAAAGGTCTTGATAGCTCAGGGCTTAGTTCTTCTGCAGCG GTTGGCATTTCCTATTTACTGGCTTTAGAAAATGTAAATGATCTGGTTGTATCATCTGTGGATAACATTCAGTTGGACAA GTCCATTGAAAATAAATACTTGGGTCTTGAAAATGGCATTCTAGATCCATCTGCCATTTTGTTGTCACGGTATGGTTATCTCACCTTCATGGATTGCAAG ACCGCTTCACCTTCCTACGTCTACTTCTCAGAGCTGAGTAAAAGCCAGCAGCCTCAGGGACATCTACCATTCAAGATTTTGTTGGCATTTTCTGGCCTGCAACATAATCTGCCGAAGAAGCGTGGATATAATACACGAGTTTTCGAGTGCAAAGAGGCTGCCCGTGCTCTTTTGCA CGCTTCAGGCTGTGAAGAAGCATCAAATATACTTCGTAATG TTGACTCGGTTGTATATGAGGCCCAGAAG TGTGTATTGGAAGAAAATCTTTCCAGGAGAGCTGAGCACTACTTTTCTGAAATGAAGCGGGTTGCTAAGG GCAGAGATGCATGGGCTTTTGGGAACCTGCAAGAACTTGGGCAGCTGATCTCTGCTTCTGGTCGTAGCTCCATACTCAACTACGAATGCG GGAGCAAAGAGATGATACAGCTGTACGAGATCCTCCTGAAGGCCCCCGGCGTCCTGGGCGCCCGGTTCAGCGGCGCTGGCTTCAGGGGCTGCTGCCTGGCGATCGTGGAGAGCAACCGCGCTGAGGAGGCGGCCGCCTATGTCGCAGCCGAGTACGAGAAGGCCCAGCCCGAGCTGGTGTCCAGGATCCCCGCGGATCGCCGCGTGCTGGTCTGCGAGCCCGGGGACTCCGCGCGCGTCATATTGCCCGACGACTGCCTCCATTCGTGA
- the LOC120681312 gene encoding uncharacterized protein LOC120681312 has product MLNLRHSPSSLSSSSLSPHESLHLLRGLPLWIDPLGPCTQASEAIKKVVFGGQVTEEEADSLTKRKPCSAPKWKEMTGSGIFAAGSNGDAGEAAAAAKPARTAPRQVPKSVLSFCLDTKKF; this is encoded by the exons ATGCTGAATCTGCGG CACTCCCCGTCTTCGctgtcctcctcctctctctctccccacgaGTCGCTGCATCTTCTCCGTGGCCTGCCGCTCTGGATTGACCCACTGGGCCCTTGCACGCAGGCGTCGGAGGCGATCAAGAAGGTGGTCTTCGGAGGCCAGGtcacggaggaggaggccgacaGCCTCACCAAGAG GAAGCCATGCTCCGCGCCCAAGTGGAAGGAGATGACGGGAAGCGGCATCTTCGCGGCCGGGAGCAATGGCGACGctggggaggccgccgccgccgcgaagccCGCGCGGACTGCCCCGCGCCAGGTGCCAAAATCTGTGCTGAGCTTTTGTTTGGATacaaaaaaattttaa
- the LOC120682534 gene encoding uncharacterized protein LOC120682534: MEQSGAKKSNKITEIVRMQQMLKKWRKLSVAPKHPGSPTAGAGADGNGGNAGESKAKKFLKRTLSFTESPPSGSPPPPPKGHLAVCVGPAMQRFVIPMEYLKHRAFAALLREAEEEFGFQQEGVLRIPCEVPVFETILKAVEKNKKDAAFCYCSVEYAADEVARGTPNNPLCR; the protein is encoded by the coding sequence ATGGAGCAGTCCGGCGCCAAGAAGTCGAACAAGATCACCGAGATCGTGCGCATGCAGCAGATGCTCAAGAAGTGGCGGAAGCTCTCGGTCGCCCCCAAGCACCCCGGCTCGccgaccgccggcgccggcgccgatggCAACGGCGGCAATGCCGGCGAGAGCAAGGCCAAGAAGTTCCTCAAGCGGACGCTGTCCTTCACGGAAAGCCCGCCCTcgggctccccgccgccgccgcccaagggCCACCTGGCGGTGTGCGTGGGCCCCGCGATGCAGCGGTTCGTCATCCCGATGGAGTACCTCAAGCACCGCGCCTTCGCGGCGCTGCtgcgggaggccgaggaggagttCGGGTTCCAGCAGGAGGGCGTGCTCCGCATCCCCTGCGAGGTCCCCGTCTTCGAGACCATCCTCAAGGCCGtcgagaagaacaagaaggacGCCGCCTTCTGCTACTGCAGCGTCGAGTACGCCGCCGACGAGGTCGCACGCGGCACTCCCAACAACCCGCTCTGCAGATAG